A region from the Aegilops tauschii subsp. strangulata cultivar AL8/78 chromosome 5, Aet v6.0, whole genome shotgun sequence genome encodes:
- the LOC109772453 gene encoding glutamate receptor 2.9 — MTTAPALLRLRASMPALRRHGRLLVLLLLLIGAYGAAAQGGGVAPRRRRQVVDVGVILDTKTWVGNISWTFMELALDDFYADDSHARFRTRLKLHLRDTGPGVVDAASAGVDLLQNVRVQAIVGPQTSTQAKFLAELGNKSTVPIISFSADCPSRSGLTPYFIRTAWNDSSQAEAIASLVQKYNWREVVPVYEDDDDTNIKFIPDLVDALKQVDTRVSYRCKIHPSATEDDMKTAISNLKQNWTSVFVVRMSHALAQKFFQLAKDEGMMAQGFVWITAYGLTDIFDVVGSPALDVMQGVLGVKPHVQDTVELQNFRQRWRKKYRLENPGTSLSEPTVSGLYAYDTIWALALAAEKAGFVNSDFRPSLTKNVSTDFDRIDTSKAAEKLRGALLKVLFFGISGKFHIKDMQLVSSNYTIINVVGQERREVGFWTPGSGISGSPKMKSDLNTIVWPGYNETAPTAPRGWLFPTNKNLTIGMPVKPGFEEFVRFENGKATGFCVDVFEAVVKELSYDVPRHYEQFGDGEGSSNGTYDELVYEVYLKRYDAVVGDITILANRSSYVDFTLPYTESGVRMLVPVQDRRQKTAWTFLRPLTADLWLGTGAFFIFTGFVVWSIEHRINQDFRGSPASQIGSVFYFSFSTLVFAHREQILNNLSRIAIVVWLFVVLIVQQSYTASLSSILTVEQLQPTVTNLEEVVRNGGNVGYLNDSFLPGLLKRLKIDESKMIAFDSPVEYDEALSSGKVAVIVDEIPYLKVFLSKYCQKYTMVGPTYKFDGFGYAFPRGSPLTPDISRGILKFASDDRMVKMQKDLYGETSCPDKDDSQTSSSLTLHSFKGLFIISGASSVLALILHAAITIYNNRHEFNSDNSQSPWRRWPAILSKLFHGDDSPSNTPDKDEAAAENVGSAVETPLSIRIPSHIVEHLSDTDTGSPPEGEGTPGRELSVQDTEPLSFAYMHSEREQNRAASLSRSGSSIRRRQISME, encoded by the exons ATGACGACGGCGCCGGCGCTTCTCCGTCTCCGGGCCTCCATGCCGGCCCTCCGGCGCCACGgccgcctcctcgtcctcttGCTTCTGCTCATCGGCGCTTACGGTGCCGCGGCGCAGGGGGGTGGTGTGgctcctcggcggcggcggcaggtggTGGACGTGGGGGTGATCTTGGACACGAAGACGTGGGTGGGGAACATCAGCTGGACGTTCATGGAGCTGGCCCTCGACGACTTCTACGCCGACGATAGCCACGCCCGCTTCCGCACCAGGCTGAAGCTCCACCTCCGGGACACCGGCCCCGGCGTCGTCGACGCCGCGTCCGCAG GTGTTGATCTACTGCAAAATGTCCGAGTGCAAGCGATTGTTGGGCCACAGACGTCAACTCAGGCTAAATTTCTTGCGGAGCTTGGCAACAAATCAACGGTTCCAATCATTTCATTCTCCGCAGATTGCCCGTCACGATCCGGACTAACTCCATACTTCATCCGGACTGCATGGAATGACTCCTCACAAGCAGAAGCTATCGCCTCACTTGTTCAGAAATACAATTGGAGGGAAGTCGTCCCTgtctatgaggatgatgatgatacCAATATCAAATTCATTCCCGACCTTGTTGATGCCCTCAAACAAGTCGACACTCGTGTTTCATACAGGTGCAAGATCCATCCTTCAGCTACAGAGGATGATATGAAGACAGCTATCTCAAACTTGAAACAGAATTGGACAAGCGTATTTGTTGTGCGTATGTCGCATGCTTTGGCTCAAAAGTTTTTCCAGCTTGCCAAAGATGAAGGGATGATGGCCCAAGGCTTTGTCTGGATTACCGCGTATGGCTTGACAGATATCTTTGATGTGGTTGGTTCACCGGCACTTGATGTGATGCAAGGAGTTCTTGGGGTGAAACCTCATGTTCAAGATACCGTGGAACTTCAAAACTTTAGACAGAGATGGCGCAAGAAGTACCGATTAGAAAATCCAGGCACCTCATTAAGTGAGCCCACAGTATCTGGCCTCTATGCTTATGATACCATATGGGCATTAGCATTAGCAGCAGAGAAGGCTGGATTTGTGAATTCAGACTTTAGGCCGTCTTTAACAAAGAATGTTTCCACTGACTTTGACAGAATAGATACTTCAAAAGCTGCTGAAAAACTGCGAGGTGCACTCTTAAAGGTCCTTTTTTTTGGCATCAGCGGGAAATTTCACATTAAAGACATGCAGTTAGTATCATCAAACTACACAATAATCAACGTTGTTGGTCAGGAGAGAAGAGAAGTTGGTTTTTGGACTCCAGGATCTGGCATCTCTGGTAGTCCAAAAATGAAGTCTGATCTTAACACCATCGTATGGCCAGGATATAATGAAACTGCACCCACTGCACCCAGAGGCTGGCTATTTCCAACGAATAAAAATCTCACAATAGGCATGCCTGTGAAACCTGGGTTTGAAGAATTTGTAAGATTTGAAAATGGTAAAGCCACGGGGTTCTGCGTTGATGTATTTGAGGCAGTAGTTAAAGAATTATCCTATGATGTACCCCGTCACTATGAGCAGTTTGGAGACGGGGAAGGATCGAGTAACGGAACTTATGATGAGCTTGTCTACGAAGTTTATCTTAAG AGATATGATGCAGTTGTAGGTGATATAACAATCTTGGCGAACCGTTCTTCCTATGTAGACTTTACTCTTCCTTACACAGAGTCAGGGGTACGCATGCTGGTTCCAGTTCAGGACCGGAGACAGAAGACTGCATGGACATTCTTAAGGCCTTTGACAGCCGACCTATGGTTAGGAACTGGGGCCTTCTTTATCTTCACAGGTTTTGTAGTCTGGAGTATTGAGCATAGAATAAATCAAGACTTTCGAGGTTCCCCAGCCAGTCAAATTGGATCAGtcttctacttctccttctcAACACTAGTATTTGCTCACAGGGAGCAGATCCTGAACAACTTATCAAGAATTGCAATAGTTGTTTGGCTTTTCGTTGTGCTAATAGTGCAGCAGAGTTATACTGCAAGCTTAAGCTCGATCCTTACAGTGGAGCAACTTCAGCCAACAGTCACAAATTTAGAAGAAGTTGTCAGAAATGGGGGCAATGTTGGCTACCTCAATGATTCTTTCTTGCctgggcttttgaaaaggttgaaaattgatgaatCAAAGATGATTGCCTTTGACTCCCCTGTGGAATACGATGAAGCGTTATCAAGTGGAAAAGTTGCCGTCATTGTTGATGAGATACCATACCTTAAGGTGTTCCTCTCAAAGTATTGCCAGAAGTACACTATGGTTGGACCAACCTACAAGTTTGATGGATTTGGTTAT GCATTCCCTCGAGGCTCTCCACTCACACCTGATATTTCGAGGGGAATACTGAAATTCGCATCGGATGACAGAATGGTTAAGATGCAGAAAGACTTGTATGGCGAGACTTCATGCCCCGACAAAGATGACTCCCAAACTTCAAGCAGCCTGACATTGCACAGCTTTAAGGGGCTGTTCATCATCAGCGGAGCATCTTCAGTCCTGGCATTAATCCTGCACGCTGCCATAACCATTTATAACAACCGACATGAATTCAACAGTGACAACAGTCAGAGTCCATGGCGCAGATGGCCTGCCATTCTCTCCAAGCTCTTCCACGGGGACGACAGTCCTTCTAACACTCCAGATAAAGATGAAGCCGCAGCGGAAAATGTTGGTAGTGCAGTTGAGACCCCGCTGAGCATACGCATACCTAGTCACATCGTCGAGCACCTGTCAGACACGGACACAGGAAGCCCACCAGAAGGGGAAGGAACACCAGGCAGGGAGCTCTCAGTGCAGGACACGGAACCGCTGTCGTTTGCTTACATGCATTCTGAGAGGGAGCAAAATAGAGCAGCTTCCTTATCTCGGAGTGGGAGCTCAATCCGCAGGAGACAGATAAGCATGGAATGA
- the LOC109772487 gene encoding protein AUXIN RESPONSE 4, with product MTDDPAAAGPGREAPPPPPLARPPRPLSVVSALPFWFYLTAAVSLLALLLPHLLSPHAPPPLPPLLRRHLSDGRLLKLHPGPDLFAATSRPAAHSAAHHHPVLVLPGLAAGSFSFRRLLSSLSSHGLVAAAVDLPGQGLSPPPSAPPPRTNPLREIMDRGIFHAFEHLVETGEVPFQETAPEPSRSFYAASEAAAAVARAVDALGLAPVHLVLHDSALAAGAAFVSANPAAVQSVTLIDATATLPAFPAAVLGVPVLGRLVLRVPALFKGLMRLSCARGMDAEEADAHRAAMRGQGKGDAVFEAWKAMNHSFDLTEWRSSSEEVKRLPMMVLWSGSWSDMWIDEGKKVSKALPDAKFVYHYGGRWPQVDAYEEISKLIAEFVTMLPTTATEHGSENMDQSSDESADAHSDHPVS from the exons ATGACAGACGATCCCGCCGCCGCGGGGCCCGGCCGAgaagcgccgccgccgccgccgctggcccGGCCGCCAAGGCCGCTCTCCGTCGTCTCCGCCCTCCCCTTCTGGTTCTACCTCACCGCCGCGGTCTCCCTCCTCGCGctcctcctcccgcacctccTCTCCCCCCACGCCCCCCCTCCCCTCCCGCCTCTCCTCCGCCGCCACCTCTCCGACGGCCGCCTCCTCAAGCTCCACCCAGGCCCCGACCTCTTCGCCGCCACCTCCCGCCCCGCCGCCCACTCCGCCGCGCACCACCACCCCGTGCTCGTCCTCCCGGGACTCGCCGCCGGATCCTTCTCCttccgccgcctcctctcctccctcTCGTCCCATGGCCTCGTCGCCGCAGCCGTCGACCTCCCTGGCCAGGGCCTCTCGCCGCCTCCGTCCGCCCCTCCTCCCCGCACGAACCCGCTCCGGGAGATCATGGACCGCGGCATCTTCCACGCGTTCGAGCACCTCGTCGAGACCGGCGAGGTCCCGTTCCAGGAGACGGCCCCCGAGCCGTCCCGCTCCTTTTACGCGGCCAGCGAGGCGGCCGCGGCTGTGGCCCGTGCGGTGGACGCGCTCGGCCTCGCGCCTGTCCACCTCGTGCTCCACGActccgccctcgccgccggcgccgccttCGTGTCGGCCAACCCGGCGGCCGTGCAGAGTGTCACTCTGATCGACGCCACCGCCACCTTGCCGGCCTTCCCGGCGGCGGTTCTCGGCGTGCCGGTGCTGGGGAGGCTGGTGCTGCGGGTGCCGGCATTGTTCAAGGGGCTGATGCGTCTGTCCTGCGCCAGGGGGATGGATGCAGAGGAGGCCGACGCGCACAGGGCGGCGATGCGGGGGCAAGGGAAGGGCGATGCAGTGTTTGAGGCCTGGAAGGCCATGAATCACAGCTTTGACCTGACAGAGTGGAGGAGTTCTTCAGAGGAGGTGAAGAGGCTGCCGATGATGGTTCTGTGGTCGGGTTCTTGGTCGGATATGTGGATCGATGAGGGGAAGAAGGTGAGCAAGGCGTTGCCGGACGCCAAATTCGTCTACCATTATGGCGGCCGATGGCCTCAG GTGGATGCATATGAGGAAATCTCAAAGTTGATAGCAGAGTTTGTGACCATGTTACCAACAACTGCGACAGAACACGGGTCGGAGAATATGGACCAATCATCCGACGAATCAGCAGATGCTCACAGCGATCATCCAGTTTCATGA